From the Lysobacter sp. FW306-1B-D06B genome, one window contains:
- the gcvH gene encoding glycine cleavage system protein GcvH encodes MSEIPGDLKFMKSHEWVRIDGDGKATVGISDHAQGLLGDLVYVELPNVGDRVEAGTGCAVVESVKAASDVYAPVSGKVVAVNAALTDKPETINEDAYGEGWIFTVEIEDADQLNELLAPDDYAELLEEEDH; translated from the coding sequence ATGAGTGAAATTCCCGGCGATCTGAAGTTCATGAAGTCCCATGAGTGGGTCCGTATCGATGGTGACGGCAAGGCCACCGTCGGCATCTCCGACCACGCACAGGGCCTCCTCGGCGACCTGGTGTACGTCGAACTGCCGAACGTCGGCGACCGCGTGGAAGCGGGCACCGGCTGCGCCGTCGTGGAGTCGGTGAAGGCCGCCTCCGACGTCTACGCACCCGTGTCGGGCAAGGTCGTGGCGGTCAACGCCGCGCTGACCGACAAGCCGGAAACCATCAACGAGGACGCCTACGGCGAAGGCTGGATCTTCACCGTGGAGATCGAGGACGCCGATCAGCTCAACGAGCTGCTGGCGCCGGACGACTACGCCGAGCTGCTCGAAGAAGAAGATCACTGA
- a CDS encoding 2-hydroxychromene-2-carboxylate isomerase yields MVARVVEYYFSLISPYAWLGHAAVLAVARETGATLHYRPVRIFELFDANGGLPLGKRAPARQRYRLIELQRWREQRGLPLNLSPAFFPVDIALADGCAIALVEAGHDPSGYMDAAFRALWSEDRDLADPQVVAALLQAQGFDARVVMEQAATDAVAERYAANTRAAIAADLPGLPGYVLDGEPFWGQDRVDALRDALVHPRAPYRPSVEPR; encoded by the coding sequence GTGGTCGCGCGCGTCGTCGAGTACTACTTCAGCCTGATCTCGCCGTATGCCTGGCTCGGGCATGCGGCGGTGCTGGCGGTGGCACGCGAGACGGGCGCGACCCTGCACTACCGGCCGGTGCGCATCTTCGAACTGTTCGATGCCAACGGCGGCCTGCCGCTGGGCAAGCGCGCACCGGCGCGGCAGCGTTACCGCCTGATCGAACTGCAGCGCTGGCGCGAACAGCGCGGCCTGCCGCTCAACCTGTCGCCGGCGTTCTTCCCGGTCGACATCGCCCTGGCGGACGGCTGTGCGATCGCGCTGGTCGAGGCGGGACACGATCCCTCCGGCTACATGGACGCGGCGTTCCGCGCGCTGTGGTCGGAGGATCGCGACCTTGCCGATCCCCAGGTCGTTGCTGCGTTGCTCCAGGCACAGGGCTTCGATGCGCGGGTCGTGATGGAGCAGGCCGCGACCGACGCCGTCGCCGAGCGGTACGCCGCCAACACGCGCGCGGCGATCGCGGCGGACCTGCCGGGACTGCCGGGTTACGTCCTCGACGGCGAACCGTTCTGGGGCCAGGACCGCGTCGATGCGCTGCGCGATGCGCTCGTGCATCCGCGTGCGCCGTACCGCCCGTCCGTCGAGCCACGCTGA
- the gcvT gene encoding glycine cleavage system aminomethyltransferase GcvT: MTQKTILNQTHRDLGAKMVDFGGWDMPIHYGSQIEEHHQVRRDAGMFDVSHMTVVDLRGAKVRDFLRRLVANSVDKLKVPGKALYTCMLNPQGGVIDDLIIYYRAEDFFRLVVNAATRDKDLAWITEQAEAFDVKVTERPDFGMIAVQGPSAREKVLGLLREEDRAAVGKLGKFVAAEAKTTGGIDVFVARTGYTGEDGFEVVVPEAQTVAFWNALLEAGVKPAGLGARDTLRLEAGMNLYGQDMDDSVSPYEAALAWTVALDDQADGKPRDFIGRDVLEKQKAAGAPRQMIALVMDEKGVLRHGQKVLTDNGDGEILSGTFSPTLGKAIAFARVPAGTPGNVRVDIRGKEVPVRVVKFPFVRDGQPQEGVLG, encoded by the coding sequence ATGACCCAGAAGACGATCCTCAACCAGACCCACCGCGACCTCGGCGCCAAGATGGTCGACTTCGGTGGCTGGGACATGCCGATCCATTACGGCTCGCAGATCGAGGAACACCACCAGGTGCGCCGCGACGCGGGCATGTTCGACGTCAGCCACATGACCGTGGTCGACCTGCGCGGCGCGAAGGTGCGCGACTTCCTGCGTCGTCTGGTCGCCAATTCGGTGGACAAGCTCAAGGTGCCGGGCAAGGCGCTGTACACCTGCATGCTCAACCCGCAGGGCGGCGTGATCGACGACCTCATCATCTATTACCGCGCGGAGGACTTCTTCCGCCTGGTCGTCAACGCCGCCACCCGCGACAAGGACCTGGCGTGGATCACCGAGCAGGCCGAGGCGTTCGACGTGAAGGTCACCGAGCGCCCCGACTTCGGCATGATCGCGGTGCAGGGCCCCAGCGCGCGCGAGAAGGTGCTCGGCCTGCTGCGCGAAGAGGACCGCGCTGCGGTCGGCAAGCTCGGCAAGTTCGTCGCCGCCGAGGCGAAGACGACGGGCGGCATCGACGTGTTCGTCGCACGCACCGGCTATACGGGCGAGGACGGTTTCGAAGTGGTCGTGCCCGAAGCGCAGACCGTCGCTTTCTGGAACGCACTGCTGGAAGCCGGCGTGAAGCCCGCCGGCCTGGGTGCACGCGACACGCTGCGCCTGGAGGCGGGCATGAACCTCTATGGGCAGGACATGGACGATTCGGTCTCGCCGTACGAAGCCGCGCTGGCCTGGACCGTGGCCCTGGACGACCAAGCTGATGGAAAGCCGCGCGACTTCATCGGCCGCGACGTGCTGGAGAAGCAGAAGGCGGCCGGCGCGCCGCGTCAGATGATCGCGCTGGTGATGGACGAGAAGGGCGTGCTGCGCCACGGCCAGAAGGTGCTCACCGACAACGGCGACGGCGAGATCCTGTCCGGCACGTTCTCGCCGACGCTGGGCAAGGCGATCGCCTTCGCGCGCGTGCCGGCCGGCACGCCTGGCAACGTGCGCGTCGACATCCGCGGCAAGGAAGTCCCGGTGCGCGTGGTGAAGTTCCCGTTCGTGCGCGACGGCCAGCCGCAGGAAGGCGTGCTGGGCTGA
- a CDS encoding NfeD family protein: MQWDWQTVTWAVVALLLFAAEAMAPGAFMLWLGFAAAAVFAIVLLVPGVPVLAQVTAFVVLSFVSIQVYRTWFRGREPRSDQPNLNRRAQALVGRVVPLELAIVNGHGRVQIADAYWDVSGPELPAGTVVRIIATRGMTLMVEPAQ, translated from the coding sequence ATGCAGTGGGACTGGCAGACGGTGACCTGGGCGGTGGTGGCGCTGCTGCTGTTCGCCGCCGAAGCGATGGCGCCGGGAGCGTTCATGCTGTGGCTCGGCTTCGCCGCAGCGGCGGTGTTCGCGATCGTGCTGCTGGTGCCGGGCGTGCCGGTGCTGGCGCAAGTGACGGCGTTCGTAGTGCTCAGCTTCGTCTCCATCCAGGTGTACCGCACGTGGTTTCGAGGCCGGGAACCCCGCAGCGACCAGCCCAACTTGAACCGTCGCGCGCAGGCGCTGGTCGGACGCGTCGTGCCGCTGGAGCTGGCCATCGTCAACGGTCACGGTCGCGTGCAGATCGCCGATGCGTACTGGGACGTGAGCGGCCCGGAACTTCCCGCCGGTACCGTCGTGCGCATCATCGCCACGCGCGGCATGACGCTCATGGTCGAGCCCGCGCAGTGA
- a CDS encoding SPFH domain-containing protein, whose protein sequence is MSLSAVLSVVLLFAGVVLVLKAVRMVPQGYEWTVERFGRYTHTMDPGLHFLIPIVYGVGRKINMMEQVMEVPSQDVITKDNAVVKVDGIVYFQVLDAAKAAYEVAQLEVAILNLVMTNIRTAIGSLDLDESLSKRDEINAKVLVAVDQATHPWGLKVNRIELKDIQPPRDLVDSMARQMKAEREKRANILEAEGHRQAEILRAEGEKQGAILAAEGKREAAFREAEARERLAEAEAKATQLVSDAIAAGNVSAINYFVAQKYIEAFKALAEAPNQKFVMMPMESAGVIGSLAGIAELAKEAMDRKPVIATPPPSPRTGG, encoded by the coding sequence ATGAGCCTGAGTGCAGTACTGAGCGTCGTCCTGCTGTTCGCCGGTGTCGTCCTGGTGCTCAAGGCGGTCCGGATGGTGCCGCAGGGGTATGAATGGACGGTGGAGCGCTTCGGCCGCTACACCCACACCATGGACCCGGGGCTGCACTTCCTGATCCCGATCGTCTACGGCGTCGGCCGCAAGATCAACATGATGGAGCAGGTGATGGAGGTCCCCAGCCAGGACGTCATCACCAAGGACAACGCCGTGGTGAAGGTGGACGGCATCGTCTACTTCCAGGTGCTCGACGCGGCCAAGGCCGCCTACGAGGTCGCGCAGCTGGAGGTCGCCATCCTCAACCTGGTGATGACCAACATCCGCACCGCCATCGGTTCGCTGGACCTGGACGAATCGTTGTCCAAGCGCGACGAGATCAACGCCAAGGTGCTGGTGGCCGTGGACCAGGCCACGCATCCGTGGGGCCTGAAGGTCAACCGCATCGAGCTCAAGGACATCCAGCCGCCGCGCGACCTGGTGGATTCCATGGCGCGGCAGATGAAGGCCGAGCGCGAGAAGCGCGCCAACATCCTGGAGGCCGAGGGCCACCGGCAGGCGGAGATCCTGCGTGCCGAGGGCGAGAAGCAGGGAGCGATCCTCGCCGCCGAAGGCAAGCGCGAAGCCGCCTTCCGCGAGGCCGAGGCCCGCGAGCGTCTGGCCGAAGCCGAAGCCAAGGCGACGCAGCTGGTGTCGGATGCGATCGCCGCCGGCAACGTCAGCGCCATCAACTACTTCGTCGCGCAGAAGTACATCGAGGCGTTCAAGGCGCTGGCCGAGGCGCCGAACCAGAAGTTCGTGATGATGCCGATGGAGTCGGCGGGCGTGATCGGCTCGCTGGCCGGCATCGCCGAACTGGCGAAGGAAGCGATGGACCGCAAGCCTGTGATTGCTACGCCGCCGCCGTCGCCGCGGACGGGAGGCTGA
- a CDS encoding sigma-70 family RNA polymerase sigma factor translates to MTPTTDAPRSSFAIDVPEALLARVRAGERAAFEQIYRRFERPVFNLALRMLGGGKGPDGHEEAADVLQETMLKVFGRIGDFRGGHGEGASPFWGWVRQIAVNEALMRLRSQRRHVHDVALEDDDFVVDPAPLPAAAADAAALGRALARLPDTTRSVLWLYHAEGYTHEEIAALMQRTPSFSKSQLARGSRRLRDLLEPEKAHA, encoded by the coding sequence GTGACACCAACGACCGACGCGCCCCGCAGCAGCTTCGCCATCGATGTCCCGGAGGCGCTGCTGGCGCGCGTGCGGGCCGGCGAGCGGGCGGCATTCGAACAGATCTACCGCCGCTTCGAGCGCCCGGTGTTCAACCTGGCGCTGCGCATGCTCGGCGGCGGCAAGGGGCCGGATGGTCACGAGGAGGCGGCGGACGTGCTGCAGGAAACCATGCTCAAGGTGTTCGGCCGGATCGGCGATTTCCGCGGCGGCCACGGCGAAGGCGCCAGCCCGTTCTGGGGCTGGGTCCGCCAGATCGCCGTGAACGAGGCGTTGATGCGCCTGCGCAGCCAGCGTCGCCACGTGCATGACGTCGCGCTGGAAGACGACGACTTCGTCGTCGATCCGGCACCACTGCCCGCAGCGGCCGCCGATGCCGCCGCGCTGGGCCGCGCGTTGGCACGGCTGCCCGACACCACCCGAAGCGTGCTGTGGCTGTACCACGCCGAGGGTTACACGCACGAGGAGATCGCCGCGCTGATGCAGCGCACGCCGAGCTTCTCGAAATCCCAACTCGCGCGCGGCAGCCGCCGCCTGCGCGATCTGCTCGAACCGGAGAAGGCCCATGCCTGA
- a CDS encoding PDZ domain-containing protein: MIPIRTTPTLLAATIGLLLACAGAGAQTSKSDADKARELENARTELNRAAQRYAELSRENIKFDRVQFEREFEKRFARQPVLGVVLSPEPKAGVRIAAVTPDSAAAKAGLRSGDVLTAINGKNLDQKDADARLEQARAQLRTLDVKSPIALAYTRDGRAATARATPQIGDRLLVTRDADGNPLARPMAIVAPQVRNELIRLDCDPGDDDCRLPALTEAFRWNGLNLATVDAQLGRYFGTDRGVLVLSTGPELAGLQAGDVIQRIDNKPVNSPREAMAALRGKPADSRVGVTYLRDRKSATTQITVPKTAMLRIPRPPVPPLPPAAPKPPAVPAVPALPAPPTAPKPPQAMTPPSPPAAPRAPEPPEPSVVVVRSF; this comes from the coding sequence ATGATTCCCATCCGCACCACACCGACGCTGCTGGCCGCAACGATCGGACTGCTCCTGGCCTGCGCGGGCGCTGGCGCGCAAACCAGCAAATCCGACGCCGACAAGGCGCGCGAGCTGGAGAACGCGCGCACCGAACTCAACCGCGCCGCACAGCGCTATGCCGAACTTTCGCGCGAGAACATCAAGTTCGACCGCGTGCAGTTCGAGCGAGAGTTCGAAAAGCGCTTCGCGCGCCAGCCGGTGCTGGGCGTGGTGCTCTCGCCCGAGCCGAAGGCCGGCGTGCGCATCGCCGCCGTCACGCCGGACAGCGCCGCCGCCAAGGCCGGACTGCGAAGCGGCGACGTGCTCACCGCCATCAACGGCAAGAACCTGGACCAGAAGGACGCCGACGCACGCCTGGAGCAGGCCCGCGCGCAACTGCGCACGCTGGACGTGAAATCGCCGATCGCGCTGGCCTACACGCGCGATGGCCGCGCCGCGACCGCGCGCGCCACACCGCAGATCGGCGATCGCCTGCTGGTCACGCGCGACGCCGACGGCAACCCGCTCGCCCGGCCGATGGCGATCGTCGCCCCGCAGGTGCGCAACGAACTCATCCGCCTGGACTGCGACCCGGGCGACGACGACTGCCGCCTGCCCGCGCTCACCGAAGCCTTCCGCTGGAACGGCCTGAACCTGGCGACGGTGGACGCGCAGCTGGGCCGCTACTTCGGCACCGATCGCGGCGTGCTGGTGTTGAGCACCGGCCCGGAGCTGGCCGGACTGCAAGCGGGCGACGTGATCCAGCGCATCGACAACAAGCCGGTCAATTCGCCGCGCGAAGCCATGGCCGCGCTGCGCGGCAAGCCCGCCGACAGTCGCGTCGGCGTGACTTACCTGCGCGACCGCAAGAGCGCCACCACGCAGATCACGGTGCCGAAGACGGCGATGCTGCGCATCCCGCGTCCACCGGTGCCGCCGCTCCCGCCCGCGGCGCCGAAGCCGCCTGCCGTTCCGGCCGTGCCCGCGTTACCCGCGCCGCCGACCGCGCCGAAGCCGCCTCAGGCGATGACGCCTCCGTCGCCGCCTGCGGCGCCACGGGCACCGGAGCCTCCGGAGCCGTCCGTCGTGGTCGTGCGATCGTTCTGA
- a CDS encoding DUF6607 family protein, translating into MNLRTLALPLGFLAAVVSPASFADTTRDHASILAMQGEYIVDFAFDETVLLAPGYERHPAMRSGGNEVVIVVQDSPDKIVLQHILVDEKSGHVTKHWRQDWTYEAPTRFEFSADQTWQVRAIPAALSKGAWTQCVYEVSDAPRYCGTGKWTYDNNVPTWTSDLSWRPLPRREYTQRHDYNAISAVNRHTLTPGGWTHEQFNTKVLRKPDGTQVELAREFGFNDYQKTTEVDFKPAYTYWNATKDFWAKVRTRWDRFLAQPPGVHLKTKIDGMAMIIPLFEQAGSLEKGKKVRDAQIDAVFDKWVERAPVEAAAQR; encoded by the coding sequence ATGAACCTTCGCACGCTCGCCCTTCCGTTGGGCTTCCTCGCCGCCGTCGTCTCGCCGGCGTCCTTCGCCGATACCACGCGTGACCACGCGTCCATCCTCGCCATGCAGGGTGAATACATCGTCGATTTCGCCTTCGACGAAACCGTCCTGCTGGCGCCGGGCTACGAACGCCATCCGGCGATGCGCAGCGGCGGCAACGAGGTCGTGATCGTGGTGCAGGACTCGCCCGACAAGATCGTGTTGCAGCACATCCTGGTGGACGAGAAGAGCGGCCACGTGACCAAGCACTGGCGCCAGGACTGGACGTATGAAGCGCCGACGCGCTTCGAGTTCAGCGCCGACCAGACCTGGCAGGTGCGGGCGATTCCAGCCGCGCTCTCGAAGGGCGCGTGGACGCAGTGCGTGTACGAGGTCAGCGACGCACCGCGCTACTGCGGCACGGGCAAATGGACCTACGACAACAACGTGCCGACCTGGACCAGCGACCTGAGCTGGCGCCCGCTGCCGCGTCGCGAGTACACGCAGCGCCACGACTACAACGCCATCAGCGCGGTCAATCGCCACACGCTGACGCCGGGCGGCTGGACGCACGAGCAGTTCAACACCAAGGTGCTGCGCAAGCCCGACGGCACGCAGGTGGAACTGGCGCGCGAGTTCGGCTTCAACGACTACCAGAAGACGACGGAAGTCGACTTCAAGCCCGCCTACACCTACTGGAACGCCACGAAGGATTTCTGGGCGAAGGTGCGCACGCGTTGGGATCGATTCCTCGCCCAGCCGCCGGGCGTGCACCTGAAGACCAAGATCGACGGCATGGCGATGATCATCCCGTTGTTCGAGCAGGCCGGCTCGCTCGAGAAGGGCAAGAAGGTGCGCGATGCGCAGATCGATGCGGTGTTCGACAAGTGGGTCGAGCGCGCGCCGGTCGAGGCGGCGGCGCAGCGTTGA